TGAATGGATACATATGGATAGCTTAGTTTTCTTCTACATACTTTTTAGTTTTAATGATGACACAtatatgtcaactatgggtgttggctccaacaattctcattggtctcaaaccaatgaagtGCATGAAGATGATCATGAGTGggaggtggacgaggatggtgagggtATCGTCGATACACCGAAAGGAAGAGTGGGCAACTACACCATGGACGAAGACATCTGGCTATGCAATACATGGTTGCATGCGTCTATGGATGCCAACGTTGGAGGGGACCAAAGTAGAGATACATATTGGGTCCGGATGAAGGAGCACATTGATATACACAACAAGAGTGGAATTGACCGCACCAATAGACCTCTTCGCTcccggtggtcgacaatcaacAAAGATTGTCAAAGGTGGGCGGCGACACTTAAGGAGGTTGACATGATAAACCCAAGTGGCACTAATGATAGAGATAAGATAAGTGTCATTTCTTTATGCTCCTTCCATGTTCATGCTTCTTCTTTGGTGTTTCAAGTGCTAACTTGTTATTTTGTTTGTAGCTCACTATTACACAAAACTTATTTCAAAGacaagagaagaaggccaagaaagggAAGGTCGAGAAAGGGAGACCATTTGTGTTGCCCCATTGCAACAATGTGTTGAAGGATGAAGAGAAATGGAAGCCCCGTGATGCCAGAGAGGAGAGCAAAAAAAGCTAGGCAACTACTGATttggacgatgatgatgaggaggaggcatgAAGTGATGGCGGCAAGAGAAGTCCTACACCAAACTCGGTTGCCTACTCCAAGCCAAAAAGACCAAAAGGAGGTAAGAAAGatgcaaaagaaaagaagaagagaggagatgatgatttaaagaatgctatggaagctattatGAAGGCACGAAAGGAAGCAAACGAGGTGAGGATGATGGCAAGGAGCCAAGATGCGGCGGCCAAGGAGAGGAGgatggcggccgaggagaggaaagtGGCATTGGAGGAGAAGAAATTGGCCATGGAGAAGCGAGCTAGATTATTGGAATGAGAGAAGTACTTGTTCTTCATGGAGACATCTATCCTCGATGATAGGGAAAAGGAGTACATCAATCTTTCCCGTGATGAGGTCTTGGTCTAAAAAAGAGCCATGGCCATGGAAGGCATGGGAGCTGCCATGGATGCTTCGGAGGCATGAGAGCTACCATGGGAAGCTTAGGAACATCTATGGGAGGCATGAGTGGCTTCAGAGCTATCATTGACGGCATGGGAGGCATGAGTGGGAGCTAGCATGGGCGGCATGAGAGTTCCTACGgaaggcatgggtggcttcggaattaccatgggaggcatgggttttGGGTCTCTCATTGGAGGCATGGTAGCACCTCTGGGTGACATGGGTGGACGTATGGCTTCCGGTGTGCCTCACATACCTTCGCATGATGCCATTGGAGATTTTGCGAACACCATCCGAGCTCCCGATGACGATGCGACGCTTGAAAatggagaggagaaggaagaatcCTCTTAAAATGAGGAGGGAAAATAGGAGGAAGAGAAGAATGATGATGTGGCATGATTGTTGATGTGCCATTTTGTTTGTGTGAACTTTTATTTGTCATAGATCTTGGTTGGGTGATTTTGGGACATGACTAAAAACATGATGTTCGTGTAAAGTTGCGACAAAGAAATGAACATTCCTCATTGATATCCGCCGCTGGTCCTAGCGAGTTTTGCACTGCATGACCTGGGCAACCGCCATACTGTCTGAACAAGAATCCTGTTACAAGTTTGCAATTGCAACCAATGCTTCCGGCTTAGTAACAAGTCGATGTTGGTTTGTACTACGTGACAGTATGCTTGTTTGGGTGCACAGTGCTGACATAAAACAAGCTCGTGGCTCCACGAAATCGGAGTGCCAGCTGAAGCTCCTTGAGAAGGTTGAGAGCAACTCCAATGCGCCGATACGCAAAAGTTGATCCAACGCGTCGATTCAAACGAACATATATCCGCTTTTTGTCCGCCAACCGACCCATTTCAGACTAAAATTTGAGCCTTGTTTGTGTCAGCACGGACGCGAAACGGAGACGCGCGACACCCACCTACTCCTCTCCCTGGCCCGTCAGTGGGTGGCACATTGGCCATTCCATCTTTCTCCCATGGACAGCCAGCACACCCGgccgccctagccgccgcccaGTTTCGATGCCCATGCCAGCCATCCGCACCCACAAGGCCCCCCTCCCCGGCAGCACGCCACCTTCCAACGTCGTCGCCACCACCGCCTTGCCCCATTGCCACCGCAACATCACGTCGTCGCCAGCACCGCCTCGCCCCGAGCCCGGCCCTGCCTGAAGCGGACAAAGCGCGGCTGCCACGCTCGTTGGACGCCGACGCGCCTGCTACCtggtcgcggggggggggggggggtgctcttcACCGGCCAGCTTCTTTCACGACTCCTGCAAGCTGTTCGACGGTTTGCCTGCAAGGTACAAATGGACTCCaccgacgagttcttttttcacGATTACATTCGCGACTCGGATGATTCTTCATCCGACGGTGAGGAGCTTGTGGCTGCTATATGTAGGTAGCGGCCGATGTTCCGGGGCTCGATCCGGGTACACTCCGGTGTCGAATTGCAACCGAGAGCGTGGCCATTTCCTACTCTGGAAGGACTACTTGGAGCATGGAGGACCGGCAAAGTTTGCACAGTTCACCGAATTTCATCATCAAATGCGTGATTGAAAAACTCACATTCAGCTGCAAGATGATTTACTTGAGAATATGTGGGCTCACGTtaacaaccaatagatgtatcgaCTATTTTTTTAATGTATTTGAGATAATTTAATTTTTATTTGGCTTATAAACTATGAGATATTTATTTGATTGTGAAACTATAAGATATTTGTATTTTGTTTGAATTATGTGAACTGTCGTCAAATTTTTATATGTATGTGAAAAAAAACACGGCAGGCTGGCCGTGAGGACAAAAATGTGGTGTGCGCACGGCCGACCCAAACACAAAACGGACCAGACGACGCGGGCAGCTGACCCGAATGAACAAAAGAGGGACAAAACCCGTGTATGTTTGGATGTGCTGGAGTTGGTCTGATGAGAAAATTTGCCAAGCCATCTTTGGAGGATTCTGATCGAAAGTCAGCTTTTGGCGTAACAACCTGCAATACAGACATACAAATTCTGCTTTTGCATTTCGAATCGCAGGGGAGATGGTGATGTTTCGACCAGGTGTGCATCGGTGCAGACAGAGCCCCAGGCGTAAAACGAGATGACGTGCAGAGACAAATGTAAATGCAGATGCAGACGGCAGGAAATGCAGTAACAGCAGGTGACATACACTAGTTAAGTAGGCAAAGGGAAATACTACATAACAGATTAAGCGGCCGGTTTACAAACGGATTGAAGCACGGGGAAATACCAAATACCACGAAGACGCTACATCTCAGCGCGCGACGTAGTAGTGTCGCCGCCGGCGACGGCCTCCCTTGTTTCCATCAGGTCGTCGATAAGCCTGCGCAGATCACAGGACGACCACCCGCCTTCCGACACGGCCACCCGAGCCTTCACGGCGAGCTCCTGCGCTCTGCCCCTCGCCGCCTCCCCCGTTCCGCCTGGCTCCAAGAATCTCGCCAcagcccgcgccaccgccgccgccggcaccatctccctctcctcctccttcgtgCTCCGTGGCCCGTCCCACACCCTCTCGCCAATCTTGAGAACGTCCGTGACCAGCCTCTCCTCGATGAACTGGTCGAACACCAGCGGCCACGTCAGCATCggcacgccggccgccgccgcctccagcagCGAGCTCGACCCGCAGTGCGTCAGGAACGCCCCCACGGCCGGATGAGCCAGGATCGCGGTCTGCGGGGCCCACCCTCTGACGAGCATCCCCCTCTTCCCGACACGCTCCTCCCACCCCGCCGGCGGCTCCCACCCCTCGGCCCTCAGCACCCACAGGAACGGCTTGCCGGAGGATTCCAGTCCAAGAGCCAGCTCCCGGAGCTGATCTCCAGAGATGGAGGCGTAGGTGCCGAAGCATACGTACACCACCGAGCATCTGGGCTTCGAGCCCAGCCAACGGATGCATGGTGACTCACCGGCGCTTGCCCCGGCCGGTGGCAACGGCAGCGACACTGGCCCGACGAAGTAGGCGCGCTTCACGTGGCCGAGGCGCGCGTACAGCTCGCAGTACTGGCTCTCCAGGTCCATGAACGTGTTGACTACTACGCCGAAGCACCTGGCTTGCCCCGCCATGATCGGGCTGCTGAACCCGTGGTCTTTCTCCTGGCACCTCAAGAAATCCGGCAGTTCGGCTCTCGGGATCCGTATCTCCGGGCCTGGAAAATTTGGTACAGTCACCTCCTGGCAATCCGAGTCGGCGTCGACTGTACCGCCGAGGTGGTGCATCACAAGGTTCGAGAAGGGTCCAATGACACTGAACGTAATGCACGGCacgccgagctcgccggcgatgatgGAGTTCCAGAAGAAGTGGACGTCGGTGAAGACGGCGTCAGGGGACAGCTCCCTGACGAGCGCCTCCTGCGCGGGCCGCGTCAGCGCCTCGTCGATGGCCGCGGCCTCGATGCGCCACGTGTCGGCCCCGGTGGCGGAGAGGTTCTCCACGCCCGGTGGGAGGCCGCCCACCTCCGGGAAAGGGTAGGTGGCTATCCGGACGGCTAGGCTTGCCACGGAGGGGCCGTGCCGCTCGAGCACCGACCGAACGACCGAGGCGTTGGCCGGGGTGACCGCCACCGTAGGCTCGACGGTGCCCGGCCTGGCCGCGGCGAGGCGGACGGCGAGGTCGGTGTGGGGGCCGATGTGGCTGGTGGCGAAGAAGGGCACGATCAGGATCCGCAGCTTCTCGCCGTGCTCTTGCTCTGTCGAGGCCATTTTCTTGCTGCTGCTTTGGAGTGCTGCTGCAATGGTGGCGTCAATACGGAACTGAAGCTCGTGGTTTGCGACGTCGATGCCGCAGAAGAAGCAAATCCCAACTACCCCGGTACCTTAAAATAATGGAGTCAATTTGGGTAGCCGTAGCACTGAACTGAAGCACATCGATGCACGCTGCTAGCACATGAATGCTTGACTGTTTGAGCGGCGACGGAGGCCCCAGCAAGAAGCTCGAGATGTAAAATACTTTGGCGCACAATCACTCAAGTTCTTCGCTCACGTGCATCGTGGAGTCACATACACCAAGGGTTGACACGCAACATGCAAAAGGGGACAAGATTGCATGGGCAAATCAGAGAGTACATTTTTTTTCAGAGTATACCTACACGTATCGTAGCTTTATGAAGGCAAAATTATAAATACAAAGAACACTATCCCTCACTGTGAACAACGAGCATAGCATGAACACCACACACGAGCAAGTCCGAAGACAACCACTAACGACCAAACAAAAACTACAGAGCAGAAGAGCTTGTTCTAACTGAGCACAACACCGCGTACCGACCAACGCCAGACCTCCAAAGACCACCGGCTTCCACAAAACTTCGCTTGTCGACGCACCATCCACCCTGAATGCCTGAGAGGAGGTGGCGAGTGGATGACGGGACTTGATCAGCTCTGAGGAACACACTGTCTTGGACACACCGGCGATGGCCGTACATCGCATCGTCGAGGATCAATATAGGACCACGACGAACACCGGAGGGGAGCAACGAAGAACCAAGCCGTGGCTCCAAACACAATGCTCCTAACAGAGAAACGACGCCGAGGAcgccgccattgtgccaattcaaCACGGAATCGAGGCTTCGCCCGGAGACAACCACCAACTCAAAGCGAGGGAGAAAAATGTCGAATTTCCCTcggcgacgcctccaaggaggggtaTGACACCCACGGGCGCCATCGCCGCCGGCTAGGCAAAAGCCGTGCAAGATTTTCATCCGAGTTCCGCACACCTCCCCACCTCGCAGGAATTGGCTAGCACCGTCCATGTTCCTTTGCACCGCCGCCATCGCAACACCACACCATCATAGCCGCCGGCCGATGACAGACTGAACGGCAGAGAGAAACGTGGCCCAACCAACCGCAACAACCTGACCAAGGAACAACAGCCACCAACCACTCCAGTAAGGACCAGGACCGCCCGTGACGGCTGTCACCCAGACCAAGGGACAACCTTGCGACGATCCAGCACCAAGCCACAGACAACTCCCACGCGGTCACTACCGGGGCTGCCGCTCGCTGCACAGCCAGGGAGTAGCCGGCCACTCGCTGCTCGCCAGGAACTTCATCCTGGCCGAGCCATCATAGTGTTGCGGCCCACCTAACCCGCAACTCGCGTCGTCGCCTCCAGAGCATGCCGCCACGCCAGTCCGTGCCGTCCCACCGCTGCTTGCCCTTGCCAGACACCTGCTCCACTATGCGTCCCGCCGTGCACCGCCCCGCACCACGCCAAACCACCACAAGCCGCCTGTACCACCGCGGTGCCCAACACCCGTGGACGCACGACGCCACCCGGTCTGCTGGCTGCAGCAACCAAGGCCTGGTCGGCCAggtccagatccagatcgggtcggACCGGGAAGGGACCAAGCAATAGCCGCCACGGCCACAGGCACCATCACCGGACGTGGCacacaccaccgccgccaccatcaCAACGAACCGCCACCGGACCTTCGCAGCACCTCGCCGCCAAGAGCACCCGTCAGAAGCACCATGCCATGGCCAGAGGAGGGCGGCCACGCCGGGAGATCCCCGCGccaccgggcggcggcgaggaggaggggaagggacgaaggaggccagcggCGGGGATATAGGGTGCCCCACATGTCGCCTCAAGAGAGGGACACGGGGTCGGGGGAGCCTGTCAGTTCTATATCAagtgtatctcgtagtaggggtcataagctaggcgtcttggagcgatgggtAACACGAGACGAGGGACaccgtgtttacccaggttcgggccctctctaagaggtaaaaccctactcctgcttgattatattcgatgtgggtatagtacagagtacatgtatcgaGACTGTAGTGATGAATattagattgtctattgactagcctggccttggtttatataacacaccagaggcctagggtttaggagagaacTCGTCTTGTGCGCCAAATCTCGTGGGatcttgtatgcggcatgggttgtccgaagtggcccatgagtgaattGCCATGGGGGGTCCCCGGCccaatccagctggtcgggagacgacgtggtgagtaccccctagtccaggacaccgtcagtagccccctgaaccggtcttcaagttggggacgctcctcaatttctttcgaactgttcttcatcttcggtcgtcggtcttgaaaactggttcaacaaatcttctcatgtTCGATCCTGAGGATCaccgaagtgcatccgaagagtttacacgtcgggtatctgaggagcccctttaagtttccggcctttatcaatgccttgttatttttatgccatacctcgggtttgaagtcgttcccgggcggcagtgtcctcttgtgtccgagctccaatCGCCCGaatgcattcgaggtatcttttgcatccgagcaccaacgccggaccgcttccgagctccaacgccggaatgtatccgagctccaacgccggactgtatcccaAGAGTATTGTTACAACCGAGCTCCAACGCCAAACCGcatccgagctccagcgccggactgtatctgaggtgccatagatcaccttggttcaaaaaagttgaaggagtttagccgagcttaatgccggaaatgccctctttggagctagccactggcgcccgagatttatgctggactgctttcgaggtggtgcaccaccctgactgcgggccgattttttgtcaatatttttgattggtgcaatttattctctgccgagatatatagccagtagccctcaaggtgtgtatcggtctaaaacccgagatgcacctgaaggatgacataagaccactgatcccagtagcccctgagactcaggttgattcgcaaaatcggcctgaggatcaactcttagttcggcagaatacttcaggacacaaaaagcggtgtgcaaagtcctcgagactcaggttgggtgcggccgaccaacatgaggatcataatctcctcgaaaactatattgcactttaattTTTTTGCATTGggttgtcaatgcagtagcccccgagaattGGGTTGGGCAAAATGGCCGACCCTAGGATTGTACCTCCTCGGGAACAAGTTCAACTGTCATGTATGTTTTGACAATACCGAGGTGGAGTTCAGCAGGAAAGATGCCGAACTGTAGTTTTAGAAAAGAGTTTCACGCCGAACACCTCAACCAAGAGAATGTCCTGCTTCGTCTAGATTGAATCAAGCTGTTTTGGTGCCAATatgaaattggtcttaaaattgtaCTTTCGTCTTGCTTTGACATGACACATATGATCTctagacttcaagtgggtcagccttcggcttcaacctccctatcccgaaggcggagtgtttctcaggctagtttagcgaactaaatacgagcggctttagagagaaaccaggctactcggctattgatcatacacccgagtcgagaaaggagtggtagaaaaagactgtgCAGCGACTAACAAAAacggctcatactaatttaagagcccccaagtgacttgggtaaattttttttatgtataatgattgtatgtatcgaagtacttatatcatgtttgtgttcacccgaactttaaacgtctCCCTCtccggtcaagggccgaaaagtgttatgtactccacctgtcaagaatatcgacggtgtttccgataaccaggcaatcaggccataaggccgtaacagacaaagcgcgctcagggaacttatgctatattactgacgaagtgtaagaagcatcttcgaagaaaatagtacccccactgatacctttattcggttgctcattgttactatgagacttgtgcaatagattttttgtactcatgagttccgttgtgtgccgaccatgattgaaaacaaaaagagcgctagctttcggctcacccagtctgaggtacgagctcagatgacccgatcgtgacaatcgcagaggtgctccctttactccctagccgaacaatcaggaacgtaggggtaaacacaggagcaaggcaacccagcttgcggaacacttaagtcaacatggtgcatattgtggcgtaatacatcactactaggaaaacccttaccagtagcgctggtttttttacttttagtagcgcgggtaggcgcactactgctacgacgctacagctattttttagcagtagcgcttgtttaacCCAACGCTACTGGTAGCTAAAGTAGCTGTAGCGCGCTTCCACCCAGCGCTACTGATATTTATCTACAGCGCGTGGAGCTAGCCAGCGTTACTGTTACTTGAGTGCTACTGGTAATCTTTACCCCCACGCCACTGCtaacttttgtattattttttttgCGTTTTGGCTCTGTACACAATTAAACAGATCGACCGTTTATACAATAACATGCATATTCATTGAAAAGCAAGTGAGTCATCGATGAGCCAAAGTTATTAGAAGTCTCGACATGTCTCAAATATCTCATCATCATCAATCATGGTCGAACACATGTCTCGAAATAGCGTTACAAGTCATTACAAGTTCTCAATACATGCAACTACATGGTCACATACTCATGTTTCATCATCTATGTAGACTATGATATGACCACATAGAAGATAAAAGcaatcacgatgatcaaaagcagtattatgtagtagtttttgcagcggcgctggttctgaatcccctgttgtgctatgaatctcaagtaactagcttcggcttccgctctgctatcaaaccctttctggcttccgccggagaagacagagacttgggcctgacactctggccactcatcatacacacccggaacatgccctacatacacggcataccacttcctcgccatcattgatctatatacctgtcagagatgcacatatatataccatgaagcgaatacaacaaaacagttatgaaatagaagcaacatatatagtaaacatagttaacatacttcatcgtaccgaaagtaattaactagagcgcggcaccatacatctaatagtttcgtcgtactgagagattcgaagtttcgtcgtacagaaagtaacaagtaactaaacagacacattgtttttaagcagtgcactcttcccatctgtccatatccggaagggtgtcaccaagcttagtgaaaggcatcatgtcctgacgctgtagggcaatgcgggttcggacgtcagctcgcgatattgggccgccgtagaacatcccattctcttcgaggacatctttcatgatgatggacgcaatttcctgttggatccggtagaaatcatttcgaagtcgattatcTGGCACGGatccaaaggcttcggcccatctctggatatgggtatcagacgaagatttcatgcaaagtgattgcacatcccttctgtactccatcattagatggatgacgtagaatccatcattctcacttcttgccggttgctggatgcaacagaagtcagtcttgtggctgaaacaaagcccggccttatttgttttttttgcattggatgtagccaccccgcatgctgaagcccagcatagctctgtccagaacatactttatgtgtgtgtaatctttcttctgtatgttcttcgacgggtccaaatatagagcgcgggagtaacgcgggtaaagaacaatgagaacggcacgacaccccccgctgcgcaaaatacacgatcaagtttagcctccatgcatgcaaagtaactattgaaatgcacgaaaggatgtatgtgttatagtgctatccgtggatgacttacctgggatgataaggtaggagaatcgtttctttgtccttattgctgaccaagaattcttcgatgtactgacccgcatattgacggttggcgtcgttgattgacaagaagccctcatgcatgtagtatgggtccgcgaccgcaagaccggtgacttgctctctctgacgatgtagttcatgtgcagcgcatacaggcggacgGACGTAAAATCGAGtttcctcatttgaaacatctggaagatgtaatcaaacctcaggaagaagaggtccgcggggcatgtgtggacatacatcttgcaactgctcggcacatgaaccgtataaagtgggtatcctggatcatccgaggcgaggaggcttctctctgtcgaaagcacatggtcatggagtctcctgagatccccttctatggcagctagtgcattcgccggtaccattggctctcccgcaACATGGATTAATGGCGTATGTTTCATCGGTACacggtcaaccttggtcgaaggtggctggctgctagaaccaacattgccagctttattggattttctcgccgccggtctcttcctctgcttcttcttggtgggctcagatgctggtgggtctgtcagaccctccccgagcaccacccctagtgttgccGGGCTCAGCTTTGGATGACTCTGGCTAATTAGTTGAGCTTGGATGGAGCCGGCATCTGGAGGCATGTCCtgtgaggattgcatgaacaaggacttcttgcactcccgaggacgttccggctctggtacatgcatctcatattcatatggttgactcattgttacttcgttatcaaaggcagtattgagatactggagagggtcatcggcctcctccatgtcatgatccatatcctcttccatggggcagatggcatcatccgccggcggaacggttggccctccttcctcatgtctctcgatctcagcaagcagcacagacgatggttgtacttgtgtaggtggttttgtggtcataccttcctgaggtcctgttggtgtgctcccggccacgtCGACatgaagaagatttttcggccacatgatcggccaatttttgcattggccaagctgcgtgggggtctcgtcatcctctccatcggtttgtatcggacaagggagaccctcgtagcccgctttcacactcgccacggagacccttaaggcgttatcaggcatctgccggcggtgaaacaatcgatccttaggcttcactatagtacccttccccacatccaccaacccgcccttcatgttgtaaaggagggtgcacggagtggagtcggcctacaaagacatatacgtgcggcgtcagagatccaaaaagaacggcaactgaagattaattaattagttgagttgatgaaggtgcgacgcgtatttaccgtgagggcgtcgagctcagccaatgtcgacggcccgacattcaagccagagacggagctagggctgctgtgagagctgggcggaggagcaggtgctggaggaggtgcgagtgcggttgccatactaggtacgggtatgggtgcgGTGTTCATTGAGTCGCTCCCGGTGAAGCTAggcatgggaaaatcacttggtggcgcgtttggatttttttgcacccatgtgaccactgttggaatcaagcttgtaaaggcagccaccatatcggatctacaggcagcgattatctcagctttggtc
This DNA window, taken from Triticum aestivum cultivar Chinese Spring chromosome 1D, IWGSC CS RefSeq v2.1, whole genome shotgun sequence, encodes the following:
- the LOC123182511 gene encoding UDP-glycosyltransferase 73C4-like, producing MASTEQEHGEKLRILIVPFFATSHIGPHTDLAVRLAAARPGTVEPTVAVTPANASVVRSVLERHGPSVASLAVRIATYPFPEVGGLPPGVENLSATGADTWRIEAAAIDEALTRPAQEALVRELSPDAVFTDVHFFWNSIIAGELGVPCITFSVIGPFSNLVMHHLGGTVDADSDCQEVTVPNFPGPEIRIPRAELPDFLRCQEKDHGFSSPIMAGQARCFGVVVNTFMDLESQYCELYARLGHVKRAYFVGPVSLPLPPAGASAGESPCIRWLGSKPRCSVVYVCFGTYASISGDQLRELALGLESSGKPFLWVLRAEGWEPPAGWEERVGKRGMLVRGWAPQTAILAHPAVGAFLTHCGSSSLLEAAAAGVPMLTWPLVFDQFIEERLVTDVLKIGERVWDGPRSTKEEEREMVPAAAVARAVARFLEPGGTGEAARGRAQELAVKARVAVSEGGWSSCDLRRLIDDLMETREAVAGGDTTTSRAEM